In one Sphingomonas sp. AP4-R1 genomic region, the following are encoded:
- a CDS encoding RNA-directed DNA polymerase has product MTWHELLQLPETALWAWRKVRRAYQAADSLYDPAEVAAFELNLEAELDAICAAFAEGRWSNRPLRLVPQPKNPDKQGAPRMRQFFEVSVRDQVAWAAVATVLGPELDRKMPPWSYGNRLYRAAWYDEGQETGKASRLNIGPYRHAAGHLYRRFKHSWPLYRRHISLTARRMVNERLDPELLDESDLRALGQSDGLRYLDAQFWIRKAPEGGTMFAGSFDLMKFYPSVRVEAIRRGFDDHVQGIGDEPVLAELLRQMLVFEVDASGVSEDMREAINPPVSSGEFDGIPTGLFVGGFLANVAMLSIDLEADRLLLENREIAHFRFVDDHEVLAYDFEALLDWIRTYIGLLEASGIGVKVEPDKYVPPELKWLIHPERLEDEKEIERPPNAEEAMTRARKASMVDGRKPTQLMTRTLAQVSMLAATDFDLLTDAGRSQRLEQLEWLLLANIPEQEIRGDTRMAFAAARIALLTPALFRPNDDLLAARRSMQGHLDKRDKDRRSGRATDEANEMEIASLEKRVAELDDLERKGWRNLLDRHFGLLFEAFAAHPDKVRLFLRVIDFCRTTGHDGLGRLTRWMDENRNGETRLLCCYLGATAVQALSRHILTACADVNRPNLLHRERNAAISFLESVLSTDLDRFVPMAAETASLQHFQHDARRAYVAALLLGAAEVEQVAPQLSEKMRQRVMAAIGGDTFEALAAATRVPIGSWYHLFLSTTRAHRDLPPSYWPRIEAAHDPNIPQDWLSLRRYPARLPAKAWARLVRYPDLLRTDDAGWLIEAARANPAEFAGLPPSDPVVASVKASLAAEKGEMTLLDWAAFAREREPNDPRRSEWTALEIARQMLTAFGEFGGPDIDGLDLIHPENVFVDPSWKDPPADVLTNERLTWEGWRSVARAKPVHLHPEGLEDYRYRENLDDNDRKWARRLRPVGQLLWGTLRHDFSLPSAWNIRGQERSLVDLVAWDLERLPISSFTLKILQACLLPRSLESALLLDFPSLFGNLFGGAADDVEFDRPIKSLPVLIDVIERAQLVLTRSQMTVLEYEPRQLIPVRLQHVGRLGEGDAAEPEDLQ; this is encoded by the coding sequence ATGACATGGCACGAGTTGCTCCAGCTGCCAGAGACCGCGCTCTGGGCATGGCGAAAGGTGCGCCGTGCATACCAAGCGGCTGACAGCCTGTATGATCCAGCCGAAGTCGCGGCCTTCGAGCTGAACCTCGAGGCTGAACTCGACGCCATCTGCGCCGCCTTCGCCGAAGGCCGCTGGTCGAACCGGCCGCTGCGCCTCGTGCCGCAGCCCAAGAACCCGGACAAGCAGGGCGCGCCGAGGATGCGCCAGTTCTTCGAGGTGTCCGTCCGCGACCAGGTCGCCTGGGCGGCGGTCGCGACCGTCCTGGGTCCCGAACTGGACCGGAAGATGCCCCCTTGGAGCTACGGGAACCGATTATACCGCGCCGCGTGGTATGATGAGGGACAGGAGACGGGAAAGGCCTCTCGGCTGAACATCGGGCCCTACAGGCATGCGGCTGGGCATCTATACCGCCGGTTCAAGCACAGCTGGCCACTGTACCGGCGCCACATCTCGCTGACGGCGCGGCGGATGGTCAACGAACGGCTCGACCCTGAGCTGCTCGACGAGAGCGATCTACGCGCCCTCGGCCAATCGGACGGCCTGCGATACCTGGATGCGCAGTTCTGGATCCGGAAGGCTCCGGAGGGCGGCACCATGTTCGCTGGATCGTTCGACCTCATGAAGTTCTACCCCTCCGTGCGGGTCGAGGCCATTCGACGGGGGTTCGATGATCACGTCCAAGGCATCGGCGACGAGCCGGTTCTGGCTGAACTACTCCGCCAGATGCTCGTGTTCGAGGTGGATGCCTCAGGCGTCTCGGAAGACATGAGGGAAGCGATCAACCCGCCTGTGTCATCCGGCGAGTTCGACGGCATCCCTACAGGCCTCTTCGTCGGCGGCTTCTTGGCGAACGTGGCAATGCTCTCGATCGACCTAGAAGCCGACAGGCTGCTGCTCGAGAACCGGGAAATCGCTCACTTCCGCTTCGTCGACGACCATGAAGTCCTGGCCTACGACTTCGAAGCCCTTCTGGATTGGATCCGAACCTATATCGGACTGCTGGAAGCATCCGGGATCGGCGTAAAGGTCGAGCCGGATAAATACGTTCCTCCCGAACTTAAGTGGCTCATCCATCCAGAGAGGCTGGAAGACGAGAAAGAGATCGAGAGGCCCCCGAATGCCGAAGAGGCGATGACCCGCGCAAGGAAGGCGTCAATGGTCGACGGGCGGAAGCCCACGCAGCTCATGACCCGTACCCTGGCCCAAGTGTCGATGCTGGCCGCGACCGACTTCGACCTCTTGACTGATGCCGGACGCAGTCAGCGACTTGAGCAGCTGGAGTGGCTGCTGCTCGCCAACATCCCCGAGCAGGAGATTCGGGGTGACACCCGCATGGCATTTGCTGCCGCGCGGATCGCATTGCTTACGCCGGCCCTTTTCCGCCCGAACGACGATCTCCTCGCCGCACGTCGCTCGATGCAGGGCCACCTCGACAAGAGAGACAAGGACAGACGCAGCGGCAGAGCCACCGACGAAGCGAACGAGATGGAGATCGCGAGCCTCGAGAAGCGCGTTGCGGAACTCGACGACCTCGAGAGGAAGGGTTGGCGCAACCTTCTGGATCGACACTTCGGCCTCCTCTTCGAGGCCTTCGCGGCACACCCGGACAAGGTGCGACTGTTCCTGCGCGTCATCGACTTCTGCCGCACGACAGGCCACGACGGCCTAGGCAGGCTGACGAGGTGGATGGACGAGAATCGAAACGGGGAAACCCGTCTCCTGTGCTGCTACCTCGGTGCGACGGCCGTCCAGGCACTCTCCCGGCACATCTTGACCGCTTGCGCGGACGTCAACCGGCCCAACCTGCTACACCGGGAGAGGAACGCTGCGATCTCCTTCCTTGAGAGCGTACTGAGCACGGACCTGGACCGTTTCGTCCCCATGGCCGCAGAGACTGCGTCCCTCCAGCACTTCCAGCATGACGCCAGGCGTGCCTATGTCGCCGCTCTGCTCCTCGGCGCCGCGGAGGTAGAGCAAGTCGCCCCTCAGCTCTCCGAGAAGATGCGTCAGCGCGTCATGGCGGCGATCGGCGGTGACACGTTCGAAGCCCTCGCCGCCGCCACCCGCGTTCCGATCGGCAGCTGGTATCACCTATTCCTGTCGACGACACGCGCGCATCGGGATCTGCCGCCGTCCTACTGGCCGAGAATCGAAGCCGCGCACGACCCGAACATTCCACAGGACTGGCTCAGTCTGCGGCGATACCCTGCAAGGCTGCCGGCCAAAGCGTGGGCGCGTCTCGTCCGCTATCCGGACCTGCTTCGCACAGACGATGCGGGCTGGCTGATCGAGGCCGCTCGCGCGAACCCGGCGGAGTTTGCCGGCCTCCCGCCATCAGATCCCGTCGTTGCCTCCGTGAAGGCGAGCCTCGCCGCCGAGAAAGGCGAGATGACGTTGCTGGACTGGGCGGCCTTCGCAAGGGAGCGTGAGCCGAACGATCCGCGCCGATCGGAGTGGACCGCTCTGGAAATCGCAAGGCAGATGCTGACGGCGTTCGGCGAGTTCGGCGGACCAGACATAGATGGCCTCGACCTGATCCACCCGGAGAACGTCTTCGTCGACCCGTCCTGGAAGGACCCGCCAGCCGACGTCCTCACGAACGAGCGGCTTACCTGGGAAGGCTGGCGCTCGGTGGCGCGGGCGAAGCCGGTGCACCTCCATCCGGAAGGGCTCGAGGACTACAGATACCGGGAGAATTTGGACGACAATGATCGCAAGTGGGCACGCCGGCTCAGACCGGTCGGCCAGTTGCTTTGGGGAACGCTGCGGCATGACTTCAGCCTGCCTTCGGCTTGGAACATCCGGGGACAGGAGCGCAGCCTAGTGGACTTGGTCGCCTGGGATCTCGAGCGTCTGCCTATCTCGTCGTTCACGCTGAAGATTCTCCAGGCATGCCTCCTTCCCCGCTCGCTGGAGAGCGCCCTGCTCCTCGACTTTCCCTCATTGTTCGGGAACCTCTTCGGTGGCGCGGCCGACGACGTCGAGTTCGACCGGCCGATCAAGAGCCTCCCCGTGCTGATCGATGTGATCGAGAGGGCACAGCTGGTCCTGACCCGAAGCCAGATGACCGTCCTAGAATACGAGCCCAGGCAGCTCATACCCGTTCGATTGCAGCATGTCGGACGGTTGGGCGAGGGCGATGCGGCCGAGCCGGAGGATCTCCAATGA
- a CDS encoding 3'-5' exonuclease, with protein sequence MPGYRVLREVDANAGVKRLRATVAGERIAAVVDTETTGLDPTNDRIIEIAVQRMIFDGGKRIVEIERARSWLEDPQRPLSADISRLTGLVDRDLCGQRFDDEAILEMVGASDIVIAHNAAFDRPFLDRRFPSLSDFPWACSLSQLDWRDLGYDGRALGHLVLQSGWFFDGHRAGNDTSALITLLGTMAPDGRSVLAHLLDRCERDSHRIDAIGAPFEAKDGLKSRGYKWDAVRRHWWREVEASELSHEEDWLETEVYRGRGRPRSIPITPRTRFKRESQA encoded by the coding sequence ATGCCTGGCTATCGTGTCCTGCGGGAGGTTGATGCGAATGCTGGCGTCAAGCGGCTGCGGGCCACCGTCGCCGGCGAGCGCATCGCGGCGGTCGTCGACACGGAAACTACGGGTCTCGATCCGACCAACGACCGGATCATCGAGATCGCCGTCCAACGCATGATTTTCGATGGGGGGAAGCGCATCGTCGAGATCGAGCGCGCGAGGTCGTGGTTGGAGGACCCGCAACGCCCTCTCAGCGCCGATATCTCGCGGCTGACCGGACTCGTCGATCGCGACCTGTGCGGGCAGCGGTTCGACGACGAGGCGATCCTCGAAATGGTCGGCGCTTCTGACATCGTCATCGCCCACAACGCCGCGTTCGATCGCCCTTTCCTAGACCGGCGATTCCCGAGCCTCTCGGACTTTCCTTGGGCATGCAGCCTATCTCAGCTGGATTGGCGCGACCTCGGCTATGACGGTCGGGCACTGGGCCACCTCGTGCTGCAGAGCGGATGGTTCTTCGATGGCCACCGCGCCGGAAACGACACAAGCGCGCTGATCACACTACTGGGGACAATGGCACCAGATGGCCGCTCCGTCCTCGCCCACCTTCTGGACAGGTGCGAACGCGACAGCCATCGTATCGACGCCATCGGCGCCCCCTTTGAGGCCAAGGACGGATTGAAGTCACGGGGTTACAAATGGGACGCCGTCCGTCGCCACTGGTGGCGCGAGGTAGAGGCTTCCGAGCTCTCTCATGAAGAGGATTGGCTCGAAACGGAGGTGTATCGTGGCCGAGGCCGCCCGCGGTCCATCCCAATCACGCCGAGGACGCGCTTCAAGCGCGAAAGCCAGGCGTGA
- the trbB gene encoding P-type conjugative transfer ATPase TrbB, with product MLSTALGPSIAQFLEDPAVVEVMLNPDGRLWVDRLAEGLVETEATLSPEDGERIIRLVAHHVGAEVHAGAPRVSAELPETGERFEGLLPPVVTAPTFAIRKPAVALFTLDDYVWTGVMPAAHADALRVAVAERRNILVAGGTSTGKTTLTNALLAEVAKTSDRVVLIEDTRELQCAAPNLVAMRTKDGVATLSDLVRSSLRLRPDRIPIGEVRGAEALDLLKAWGTGHPGGIGTIHAGSAMGALRRMEQLIQEAVITVPRALIAETIDIVAVLSGRGAARRLAELARVEGLTGDGDYRVSLIFSPVTGDPS from the coding sequence ATGCTCAGCACCGCGCTCGGACCGTCAATCGCGCAGTTTCTGGAAGACCCGGCCGTGGTCGAAGTCATGCTCAACCCGGACGGCCGACTCTGGGTCGATCGCCTCGCGGAAGGACTGGTCGAGACTGAGGCGACGCTCTCGCCCGAAGACGGGGAGAGGATCATCAGGCTAGTCGCGCACCATGTCGGCGCCGAGGTTCACGCCGGCGCGCCGCGCGTTTCCGCCGAACTGCCGGAAACCGGCGAGCGCTTTGAGGGCCTTCTGCCGCCCGTCGTCACCGCGCCAACCTTCGCCATCCGCAAGCCCGCCGTCGCGCTGTTCACGCTCGACGACTATGTCTGGACCGGCGTGATGCCAGCGGCGCACGCGGACGCGCTGCGCGTCGCCGTCGCCGAACGCCGCAATATCCTCGTTGCTGGCGGCACCTCCACCGGCAAGACGACGCTCACCAACGCCCTGCTGGCCGAAGTCGCCAAGACCAGCGACCGTGTCGTGCTGATCGAGGACACGCGCGAGTTGCAATGCGCCGCCCCGAACCTGGTCGCCATGCGAACCAAGGACGGCGTCGCGACGCTTTCCGACCTCGTCCGCTCGTCCCTTCGGCTCCGTCCCGACCGGATTCCGATCGGCGAGGTTCGCGGCGCGGAGGCGCTAGACCTCCTCAAGGCCTGGGGCACCGGACATCCCGGCGGGATCGGCACGATCCATGCCGGAAGCGCGATGGGCGCGCTCCGCCGCATGGAGCAGCTCATACAAGAAGCGGTCATCACCGTCCCGCGCGCGCTCATCGCGGAGACGATCGACATCGTCGCCGTCCTGTCCGGCCGGGGCGCAGCCCGGCGGCTTGCCGAACTGGCGCGCGTCGAAGGGCTGACAGGCGATGGCGACTACCGAGTGTCCCTCATCTTCTCGCCCGTCACAGGAGATCCGTCATGA
- a CDS encoding VirB3 family type IV secretion system protein: protein MALGADPAGDVPGFSVPVHRALTEHILLGGAPRSIAILNGTLAGAVGLGLRLWVAGIAIGLIGHVAAVWAAKRDPQFVDVVRRHLRFPTHLSV, encoded by the coding sequence ATGGCGCTGGGCGCCGATCCTGCGGGCGACGTCCCCGGCTTCTCGGTCCCGGTTCACCGCGCCCTGACCGAGCATATCCTACTTGGGGGTGCCCCGCGCTCGATCGCGATCCTCAACGGGACGCTTGCCGGCGCGGTCGGTCTCGGCCTGCGCCTCTGGGTCGCGGGAATCGCCATCGGCCTGATCGGGCATGTGGCCGCAGTCTGGGCAGCGAAGCGCGACCCGCAATTTGTCGACGTGGTGAGGCGCCACCTCCGCTTTCCAACGCACCTATCGGTTTGA
- the trbE gene encoding conjugal transfer protein TrbE yields the protein MMSLAEYRNRNSRLADFLPWVGLASEGVVLNKDGSFQRTARFRGPDLDSAVPAELVAVAARLNNAFRRLGSGWSIFVEAQRHEAATYPSSEFPDNASALVDAERKADFEEEGSHFESSYYLTFLYLPPGEDAARAESWLYEGRDQGGVDAFEILRGFVDRTDRILQLIDAFMPESAWLGDAETLTYLHSTVSTKRHRVRVPETPMYLDALLADQPLTGGLEPRLGTAHLRVLSIVGFPTATTPGILDELNRLAFPYRWSTRAILLDKTDATRLLTKIRRQWFAKRKSIAAILKEVMTNEASVLVDSDAANKAADADLALQELGADYAGQAYVTATITVWDNDPRIAAEKLRLAEKVIQGRDFTAMPETINAVDAWLGSLPGHVYANVRQPPISTLNLAHIIPLSAVWAGPERDEHFGAPPLLYGKTDGSTPFRLSIHVGDVGHTLIVGPTGAGKSVLLALMALQFRRYAGAQVFAFDFGGSIRAAALAMGGDWHDLGGGLTDGSDQSVSLQPLARIDDAAERSWAADWIAAILARETITLSPETKEHIWSALTSLASAPASERTMTGLSVLLQSNDLKQALRPYCVGGPYGRLLDAETEYLGEATVQAFETEGLIGTAAAPAVLAYLFHRIGDRLDGSPTLIIIDEGWLALDDEGFAGQLREWLKTLRKKNASVLFATQSLSDIDGSAIAPAIIESCQTRILLPNERAIEPQITAIYRRFGLNDRQIEILARAMPKRDYYCQSRKGNRLFELGLSKVALALCGASSRADQSAIATILAEHDRADFLAAWLQHHDLGWAADLIPILENKETTP from the coding sequence ATGATGAGCCTCGCCGAATACCGCAACCGCAATTCCCGGCTCGCCGATTTCCTCCCTTGGGTCGGACTTGCCAGCGAGGGGGTGGTCCTCAACAAGGACGGATCGTTCCAGCGCACCGCGCGCTTTCGCGGGCCAGACCTCGATAGCGCCGTTCCGGCAGAACTGGTCGCAGTCGCCGCACGCCTCAACAATGCCTTCCGACGTCTCGGCTCAGGCTGGTCGATTTTCGTCGAAGCACAGCGCCACGAGGCTGCAACCTACCCGTCGAGCGAATTTCCGGACAACGCATCCGCGCTGGTGGACGCCGAGCGGAAAGCGGACTTCGAGGAGGAAGGCAGCCATTTCGAGTCGAGCTACTACCTCACGTTCCTCTACCTGCCTCCGGGCGAGGACGCCGCCCGCGCCGAAAGCTGGCTCTACGAAGGACGGGACCAAGGCGGTGTCGACGCGTTCGAAATCCTTCGCGGATTTGTCGACCGCACCGACCGAATCCTCCAGCTTATCGACGCTTTCATGCCCGAGAGCGCGTGGCTCGGCGATGCCGAGACTCTGACCTACCTGCACTCGACGGTCTCGACCAAGCGGCATCGCGTCCGCGTGCCCGAAACGCCGATGTATCTCGACGCGCTTCTCGCAGACCAACCGCTTACAGGTGGCCTCGAGCCACGGCTGGGCACGGCGCACCTGCGCGTATTGTCGATAGTCGGCTTCCCGACGGCGACGACGCCGGGGATACTCGACGAACTCAACCGGCTCGCCTTCCCTTATCGTTGGTCGACCCGCGCGATCCTGCTCGACAAGACCGATGCCACGAGGCTCCTGACCAAAATCCGGCGCCAGTGGTTCGCCAAGCGCAAGTCGATCGCCGCGATCCTCAAGGAGGTGATGACGAACGAGGCCTCGGTGCTGGTCGACAGCGACGCGGCCAACAAGGCTGCGGACGCCGACCTCGCTCTGCAGGAGCTAGGCGCGGACTATGCCGGCCAAGCCTATGTCACGGCGACCATCACCGTCTGGGACAACGATCCTCGCATCGCGGCCGAAAAGCTCCGCCTCGCAGAAAAGGTGATCCAGGGCCGCGACTTCACCGCGATGCCCGAGACGATCAACGCGGTCGACGCTTGGCTCGGTAGCCTCCCCGGCCACGTCTACGCCAACGTCCGGCAACCCCCGATCTCGACATTGAACCTCGCACACATAATCCCGCTGTCGGCGGTGTGGGCGGGGCCGGAACGGGACGAGCATTTTGGCGCCCCCCCCTTGCTCTACGGCAAGACCGATGGCTCCACCCCGTTCCGGCTGTCCATCCATGTCGGCGACGTAGGCCACACGCTGATCGTCGGCCCGACGGGCGCCGGCAAGTCGGTGCTCTTAGCGCTCATGGCGCTTCAGTTTCGCCGATACGCTGGCGCTCAGGTCTTCGCCTTCGACTTCGGCGGCTCGATCCGCGCCGCAGCGCTCGCCATGGGCGGCGACTGGCATGACCTTGGAGGCGGCCTCACTGACGGCTCCGATCAAAGCGTCTCGCTGCAACCGCTCGCGCGGATCGACGACGCTGCCGAACGGTCCTGGGCGGCCGACTGGATTGCGGCGATCCTCGCACGCGAGACCATCACGCTTTCGCCCGAGACGAAGGAGCATATCTGGTCGGCGCTGACGTCGCTGGCCTCTGCTCCGGCGTCGGAGCGGACGATGACCGGGCTCTCGGTCCTTCTGCAATCGAACGACCTCAAACAGGCGCTGCGCCCCTATTGTGTCGGCGGTCCCTATGGCCGCCTCCTCGACGCCGAGACCGAATATCTCGGCGAGGCGACCGTGCAGGCGTTCGAAACCGAGGGGCTTATCGGCACCGCAGCCGCACCGGCCGTGCTTGCCTACCTGTTCCACCGCATCGGCGACCGGCTCGACGGAAGCCCAACCCTCATTATCATCGACGAGGGCTGGCTCGCCCTCGACGACGAGGGGTTTGCCGGTCAACTCCGGGAATGGCTCAAGACGCTCCGCAAAAAGAACGCGAGCGTGCTCTTCGCCACACAGTCACTGTCCGACATCGACGGCTCCGCGATTGCGCCGGCCATCATCGAGAGCTGCCAAACCCGTATCCTGCTCCCCAACGAACGCGCGATTGAGCCTCAGATCACCGCCATCTACCGGCGGTTCGGCCTGAACGACCGCCAGATCGAGATCCTCGCGCGGGCGATGCCCAAGCGCGACTATTACTGCCAATCCCGGAAAGGAAACCGGCTCTTCGAGCTCGGTCTCTCTAAAGTCGCGCTCGCGCTCTGCGGTGCCTCCTCGCGCGCGGATCAGTCCGCGATCGCCACGATCCTAGCCGAACACGACCGCGCGGACTTCCTCGCGGCCTGGCTTCAGCATCACGACCTCGGTTGGGCGGCCGATCTCATCCCCATCCTAGAAAATAAGGAGACGACACCATGA
- the trbJ gene encoding P-type conjugative transfer protein TrbJ, with the protein MLLLSGAMTAGLMPAQPAHAQFGGIVFDPRNYAQNILTAARTLQQINNQITSLQNEAAMLINQGRNLASLPYSSLQQLQQSVQQTQQLLGQAQRIAYNVENIDQAFRTTYGNASLSATDQQLVAGARERWQNTVGGLQDAMRVQAGVVGNIDTNRTEMSALIGRSQGATGALQATQAGNQLLALQAQQLADLTAVVSANGRAQALSEAERSAAVEQGREQRRRFLTPGTGYQPGNARMFQNNGN; encoded by the coding sequence ATGCTCCTCCTGAGCGGTGCGATGACCGCCGGACTGATGCCGGCGCAGCCCGCCCATGCGCAGTTCGGTGGGATCGTGTTCGACCCGCGCAACTATGCGCAGAACATCCTTACCGCCGCTCGCACGCTCCAGCAGATCAACAACCAGATCACCTCGTTACAGAACGAAGCGGCAATGCTCATCAATCAGGGCCGCAATCTTGCGAGCCTGCCATACTCCTCGCTCCAGCAGCTTCAGCAATCGGTCCAGCAGACCCAACAGCTGCTCGGCCAGGCGCAGCGGATCGCCTACAACGTCGAGAACATCGATCAGGCATTCCGCACGACCTATGGGAACGCCTCGCTCTCCGCCACGGATCAGCAACTCGTCGCCGGCGCGCGCGAACGCTGGCAAAACACAGTCGGCGGCCTGCAGGACGCCATGCGGGTACAAGCCGGCGTCGTTGGAAACATCGACACCAACCGGACCGAGATGAGCGCGCTCATCGGCCGCAGCCAAGGCGCGACGGGCGCGCTTCAGGCGACGCAAGCCGGGAACCAGCTCCTCGCCTTGCAGGCCCAGCAGCTCGCCGACCTGACCGCCGTCGTGTCCGCAAACGGACGCGCGCAGGCGCTTTCCGAAGCAGAGAGATCCGCGGCCGTCGAGCAAGGGCGCGAACAGCGCCGGCGTTTCCTCACGCCGGGCACTGGCTACCAGCCCGGCAACGCGCGCATGTTCCAGAACAACGGCAACTGA
- the trbK-alt gene encoding putative entry exclusion protein TrbK-alt, with the protein MDGKFFARIGAGVFVAIAITATAVEMTRDKAPIVRPTVTPSAGREGDPLRVELVRCQELGEAGPRDRDCLKAWAENRRRFLAPGARPAGLIQAPATADRPKAGTEAPAP; encoded by the coding sequence ATGGACGGGAAGTTCTTTGCCCGGATTGGTGCCGGGGTCTTCGTCGCGATCGCCATCACGGCGACAGCCGTCGAAATGACGCGCGACAAGGCGCCGATTGTGCGTCCGACTGTGACCCCATCCGCCGGGCGAGAGGGCGATCCCCTCCGCGTCGAACTGGTCAGGTGCCAGGAGCTAGGCGAAGCCGGACCGCGCGATCGTGACTGCCTGAAGGCATGGGCAGAGAACCGGCGCCGATTTCTCGCACCCGGTGCCCGGCCGGCCGGACTGATCCAAGCGCCCGCCACTGCCGACAGGCCGAAGGCCGGCACGGAGGCGCCAGCCCCATGA
- the trbL gene encoding P-type conjugative transfer protein TrbL, giving the protein MNNTGVIDHFLEVFTRYIDGGFGLLGGEVAFIATTLIVIDVTLAALFWSWGADDDILARLVKKTLFVGVFAYIIGNWNNLARIVFESFAGLGLKASGTSFTTADLLRPGRVAQTGLDAGRPILDSISDLMGYWSFFENFIQIACMFFAWVLVLLAFFILAIQLFVTLIEFKLTTLAGFVLIPFGLFGKSAFMAERVLGNVISSGIKVLVLAVIIGIGSTLFSEFTNGFAGPTPTIDEAMAIALAALSLLGLGIFGPGIASGIVSGGPQLSAGAAVGTGLAAGGVVALGAGAVGAAATGGSALAGAAAAAARGGAAVAGGASTAYSLGAAGESGISGVASGLGGGARAGAQAAASPLRRAASRARDSMQSSFNEGGRAVLTGGAPRPTPTNESAPSQGDGPPAWARRMRHSQRMTHAVQATAHAVRSGDAGGGGASINLSEGNG; this is encoded by the coding sequence ATGAACAATACCGGCGTCATCGACCACTTTCTTGAGGTCTTCACCCGCTACATCGACGGGGGATTCGGCCTGCTCGGCGGAGAGGTCGCCTTCATCGCGACCACGCTGATCGTCATCGACGTCACGCTCGCGGCTCTGTTCTGGTCCTGGGGCGCCGACGACGACATTCTCGCGCGACTGGTCAAGAAGACCCTGTTCGTGGGCGTCTTCGCCTACATCATCGGCAACTGGAACAACCTTGCCAGAATCGTCTTCGAGAGCTTCGCCGGCCTCGGCCTGAAGGCGAGCGGCACGAGCTTCACGACCGCCGACCTGCTCCGCCCAGGCCGCGTCGCCCAAACCGGGCTCGATGCCGGGAGGCCCATCCTCGACTCGATCTCGGACCTGATGGGCTACTGGTCCTTCTTCGAGAATTTCATCCAGATCGCCTGCATGTTCTTCGCGTGGGTGCTGGTGCTGCTCGCCTTCTTCATTCTGGCAATCCAGCTTTTCGTCACGCTGATCGAGTTCAAGCTGACCACGCTCGCGGGCTTCGTGCTGATCCCGTTCGGCCTGTTCGGCAAATCCGCCTTCATGGCTGAGCGCGTCCTCGGCAATGTGATCTCATCGGGGATCAAGGTCTTGGTCCTCGCCGTCATCATCGGCATCGGATCGACGCTCTTCTCCGAGTTCACAAACGGCTTTGCCGGGCCGACCCCGACGATAGACGAGGCGATGGCAATCGCGCTCGCGGCATTGTCGCTCCTCGGCCTCGGGATCTTCGGGCCGGGCATCGCAAGCGGCATCGTCTCCGGTGGTCCGCAGCTCAGCGCCGGTGCGGCTGTCGGCACCGGCCTCGCTGCGGGCGGCGTCGTCGCGCTCGGCGCCGGGGCCGTCGGTGCTGCCGCAACGGGAGGGTCCGCGCTCGCCGGCGCCGCTGCCGCCGCGGCGCGCGGAGGCGCTGCGGTCGCTGGCGGCGCATCGACCGCCTACAGCCTCGGCGCGGCCGGGGAGTCCGGTATTTCCGGCGTCGCCTCCGGGCTGGGTGGCGGCGCACGCGCTGGCGCTCAAGCCGCCGCTTCTCCTCTGCGGCGCGCCGCCTCCCGCGCCAGAGACTCCATGCAGTCAAGCTTCAACGAGGGTGGTCGCGCCGTCCTCACCGGCGGTGCCCCGCGCCCGACACCGACCAACGAAAGCGCGCCTAGCCAAGGCGACGGGCCGCCGGCTTGGGCACGCCGCATGCGTCACTCCCAGCGCATGACCCATGCCGTGCAGGCGACGGCGCACGCGGTCCGCTCGGGCGATGCGGGCGGCGGCGGGGCATCCATCAACCTCTCCGAAGGCAACGGCTGA